The Drosophila innubila isolate TH190305 chromosome 3R unlocalized genomic scaffold, UK_Dinn_1.0 2_E_3R, whole genome shotgun sequence genome has a segment encoding these proteins:
- the LOC117790634 gene encoding uncharacterized protein LOC117790634 codes for MLSRKEFVAIVLLVIALLCILNAAAFGHIVPTTTSYVQLAQQTVSSSTAYICILYALSTWLFHSNYSEPRQHIRIVFLGMLLLMISAHIAVLVLTFMAQYYSKVGESIDLYEIHSNFGMTCRLITIILTVLTIILLSLLFVYLLVISVKKYQEHMRRRANIE; via the exons ATGTTGTCGAGAAAGGAATTTGTGGCAATTGTCCTTCTCGTAATAGCG TTACTTTGCATACTTAATGCTGCAGCGTTTGGTCATATTGTGCCCACAACCACGAGCTATGTCCAGCTGGCTCAGCAGACCGTTAGCTCAAGCACGGCgtacatttgtattttgtatgcGCTGAGCACATGGTTGTTTCACTCGAATTACTCGGAACCGAGGCAGCATATACGCATTGTG tttttaggAATGCTGCTGCTCATGATAAGCGCACACATTGCTGTCCTCGTACTGACTTTTATGGCGCAGTACTACTCGAAAGTGGGAGAGAGCATTGACCTTTATGAAATCCACAGCAATTTTGGTATGACCTGCCGTCTAATCACGATTATTCTGACCGTGCTTACGATCATACTATTGTCGCTGCTCTTCGTTTATTTGCTTGTGATCTCCGTTAAGAAATACCAGGAACATATGCGTCGAAGGGCAAATATTGAATAG
- the LOC117791105 gene encoding chaperone protein DnaJ, translated as MLRHRQLNAFAWVRYMASYQTNHGYRKLRCIKNYYDVLKVPVNCDKSDIKRAYIELSKKYHPDGSSQTSDSEEFIKVCEAYKILSKRVSRESYNNRLRSQFYMVPPVDISYMNQNIHKSWKKYQAAMRNKQFGHNIPSFHGSSIVHKKPKVIKSKSMNSMLSVIPSINAGDDSDDKRSLRKTYPFKGSGKSSKLFTYYITGFSIVGVLLATEFFKKHMCHSTGPSL; from the coding sequence atGCTTAGACACAGACAGTTAAATGCATTCGCTTGGGTGCGCTATATGGCCTCATATCAGACGAATCATGGCTACCGGAAATTGCGCTGTATCAAGAACTACTACGATGTGCTTAAAGTTCCCGTTAACTGCGACAAATCGGATATCAAACGAGCTTATATCGAGCTATCGAAGAAATATCATCCCGATGGCAGCAGCCAGACGAGCGATTCCGAAGAGTTTATCAAAGTTTGCGAGGCTTACAAGATACTTTCCAAGCGTGTTTCGCGTGAGAGCTATAATAACCGCTTGAGGTCACAGTTCTATATGGTGCCACCCGTGGACATCAGCTATATGAACCAGAACATTCACAAGTCCTGGAAAAAGTATCAGGCAGCCATGCGGAATAAACAATTTGGTCACAATATACCCAGTTTCCATGGATCCAGCATCGTCCATAAGAAGCCAAAGgttatcaaatcaaaaagcATGAATTCTATGTTATCAGTGATTCCATCAATAAATGCTGGTGATGACAGCGACGACAAAAGAAGCCTTCGTAAAACTTATCCCTTCAAGGGTTCGGGTAAAAGCTCCAAATTATTCACCTACTATATAACAGGCTTTAGCATAGTAGGGGTACTCCTGGCAACCGAATTTTTTAAGAAGCACATGTGCCATTCGACTGGACCTTctctataa
- the LOC117791054 gene encoding uricase: MFATPLRQPSSRQLPSATMPHLYEITDKGYGKDAVKLMHVSRKGAMHSIQECEVGTHLKLYSNKDFLQGDNLDIVATDSQKNTVYLLAKKYGLESPEKFALILARHFLNKYSHVEEAHVHVEAYPWQRIRQENASTKGSNDNHQLHNHAFIFTPTATHFCDVIVRRHDPKQTVISGIKGLRVLKTTQSSFTNFVDDEYRTLADQHDRIFSTVVECSWEYSCIENLNFIQAWESVKDIVLEKFAGDPKVGIASPSVQHTLYLTEKQVLDTLPQVAVVSMSLPNKHYFNFDTKPFQQLVPGDNNEVFIPVDKPHGTIYAQLSRKDLKSHL, encoded by the exons ATGTTTGCAACACCTCTTCGTCAGCCCAGCAGCAGGCAGTTGCCGTCAGCGACTATGCCACACCTTTATGAGATTACCGATAAGGGATATGGCAAGGATGCAGTCAAGTTGATGCACGTCAGTCGCAAAGGAGCCATGCATTCCATTCAAGAATGCGAGGTGGGCACACACCTCAAGCTCTACAGTAACAAGGACTTTCTTCAGGGTGACAATTTAGATATTGTAGCTACCGATTCCCAAAAGAATACCGTCTATCTTCTTGCAAAGAAGTATGGCTTGGAGAGTCCTGAGAAGTTTGCATTGATCCTAGCGAGGCactttctaaataaatattcacatGTGGAGGAGGCTCATGTGCATGTGGAAGCCTATCCTTGGCAACGCATTCGCCAGGAGAATGCCAGCACCAAGGGATCCAATGACAATCATCAGTTGCATAATCACGCCTTTATCTTTACACCCACTGCGACGCATTTCTGCGATGTGATTGTGAGGCGTCACG aTCCCAAACAGACTGTTATTAGTGGCATTAAAGGACTTCGCGTGCTTAAGACTACCCAATCATCGTTTACGAATTTTGTGGACGATGAGTATCGCACGCTGGCCGATCAGCACGATCGCATCTTTAGCACGGTTGTGGAATGCTCCTGGGAGTATTCATGTATTGAGAATCTCAACTTTATCCAAGCCTGGGAGTCAGTGAAGGATATTGTGCTAGAAAAATTTGCTGGAGATCCGAAGGTTGGCATCGCCTCACCCTCAGTGCAACACACACTATATCTCACCGAGAAGCAGGTTCTAGATACTCTGCCACAGGTGGCTGTCGTCTCTATGAGCTTGCCCAACAAACACTACTTCAATTTCGATACAAAACCGTTCCAGCAGCTAGTTCCTGGCGACAACAATGAGGTTTTCATACCCGTTGACAAACCACACGGCACGATCTATGCTCAACTGTCACGCAAGGATCTTAAAAGTCATCTGTag
- the LOC117790633 gene encoding uncharacterized protein LOC117790633 produces the protein MQPVPEESHSITQFLNAMFQTVAIEDIAATTDHKSTTDGDELMETQKYALNFKRPTEDSNKSQLHKYSTFLCNICIDHVRGGVITICGHLYCWTCLWPKLYQHGRPRCPRCLRRLILHEDIISFLSEGPYASPNDGVVLAQPGNVPRPTGMHLQNLQYPSWFLVNMLPDSFGYERNLSMIVKAMYKEFPLLMCWTNYLQWFELFCVLFMAFLCLYALMIF, from the exons ATGCAACCCGTTCCAGAAGAATCACACTCCATTACTCAGTTCTTGAATGCCATGTTTCAAACGGTGGCAATCGAAGATATTGCAGCTACCACAGACCACAAAT CCACAACGGATGGAGATGAGTTAATGGAGACacaaaaatatgcattaaattttaaaaggcCGACTGAAGATTCCAACAAATCTCAATTACATAAATACTCCACATTTCTGTGCAACATATGTATAGATCATGTTCGAGGTGGGGTCATCACAATTTGCGGTCATTTGTATTGCTGGACGTGCTTGTGGCCGAAACTCTATCAACACGGTAGACCACGATGTCCGCGCTGTTTACGGCGTCTAATTTTGCACGAGGACATTATATCCTTTCTCAGCGAGGGACCTTATGCCAGTCCCAACGATGGTGTCGTCTTAGCCCAACCGGGGAATGTGCCACGACCTACGGGAATGCACTTGCAGAATCTGCAGTATCCAAGTTGGTTTCTCGTAAATATGTTACCGGATTCCTTCGGATACGAACGAAATCTCTCAATGATAGTTAAGGCAATGTACAAAGAATTTCCACTTCTTATGTGCTGGACAAATTACTTGCAATGGTTTGAATTGTTTTGTGTATTATTTATGGCTTTTCTTTGTCTTTACGCTttgatgatattttaa
- the LOC117791903 gene encoding transcription factor mef2A gives MMQQSAILPLAIMLISCGVAFACHGKLIASGIGTEERSIILQEHNRLRQLVATGRYPGQPGAENMREIVWDDELAARAQQWADNCQFRHDPHRTINRFTMGQNLAVIWSTAPLDPDDGDFPSRIQNWFNEVQKYSFGDAWSPKTGHYSQLVWGETSLVGCGFAEYKDNVKYNKLYVCNYGPGGNVVGYNPYEVGKPSCSTYGMKPSSRYQGLCAAPGATPAVSNSVYGGNTFETYEYSYNSATTLNSNSNQNNNHNKPTNNINKSLLPNKSNNHNNNNRNYNNPHTQFAYSSPKFPTQAAAASASATSSGGSSFGTKTRGGSQAYTTENNQQSGKYKHKLEAYRPSAAEFEKSVQKHTILRTYIEQNPAVLPDQQGAVAVAEAEASSTQKPSRGWSLLSWRG, from the exons aTGATGCAGCAAAGTGCAATACTTCCTCTGGCCATTATGCTGATCTCCTGCGGAGTGGCATTCGCCTGCCATGGAAAACTAATCG CATCGGGCATCGGTACCGAGGAGAGATCAATCATCTTGCAGGAACACAATCGCCTGAGGCAACTTGTGGCCACCGGACGCTATCCGGGCCAGCCGGGTGCCGAGAATATGCGCGAAATCGTCTGGGATGACGAGCTGGCAGCCCGAGCCCAGCAATGGGCCGACAATTGCCAGTTCCGACACGATCCGCACCGCACAATAA ATCGCTTTACCATGGGCCAAAATTTGGCAGTTATTTGGAGCACTGCACCACTTGATCCTGATGATGGTGACTTTCCCTCGCGCATTCAAAACTGGTTCAATGAGGTGCAAAAGTATTCGTTTGGAGACGCCTGGTCACCCAAAACTGGACACTACTCGCAGCTAGTTTGGGGTGAGACAAGTCTGGTGGGCTGCGGTTTTGCCGAGTACAAGGACAACGTCAAATACAACAAACTCTATGTGTGCAACTATGGACCTGG TGGCAACGTTGTCGGCTATAATCCCTATGAGGTTGGCAAGCCTTCGTGCTCCACTTATGGCATGAAGCCATCGTCTCGGTATCAAGGTCTCTGCGCTGCACCCGGTGCAACTCCAGCAGTGTCGAATAGCGTCTATGGCGGCAATACATTTGAAACGTATGAGTACAGCTACAACTCAGCTACAACACttaatagcaacagcaaccagaACAATAACCACAACAAGCCGACTAACAACATTAACAAGAGCCTATTACcaaacaagagcaacaaccacaacaacaacaaccgaaaCTACAATAATCCCCATACCCAATTTGCCTACTCCTCCCCTAAATTCCCCACacaggcagcggcagcatcagcatcagcgaCGTCGTCTGGTGGCAGCTCCTTTGGCACGAAGACACGTGGCGGCAGCCAGGCCTATACAACGGAGAACAATCAGCAGTCCGGCAAGTACAAGCACAAGCTTGAGGCATATCGGCCCAGTGCGGCCGAGTTCGAGAAGTCCGTACAGAAGCACACAATACTTCGCACCTATATAGAGCAGAATCCAGCGGTACTTCCCGATCAGCAGGGAGCGGTAGCGGTAGCGGAAGCGGAGGCATCCAGCACTCAGAAGCCGAGTCGTGGTTGGAGCCTCTTGTCTTGGCGAGGCTAA